The following are encoded together in the Astyanax mexicanus isolate ESR-SI-001 chromosome 8, AstMex3_surface, whole genome shotgun sequence genome:
- the senp3b gene encoding sentrin-specific protease 3b, protein MRDSGASLAHNRWQGELALTVSQEGTHGGMGRGHLLSPDSPHNAQSSMHLKLNQKERVWSGEYIDPEEIDDDEVEEEDEELEDDQMEEGEEVNSECAPLEEEDGLEDWHIPPESSSSSQLFQNLSPEDKEPGRLEARDFPESSLQARLRGLRQQRLRRWKRLRSCMGLRFRLAHNWKTWRQRAQWVGTLGHRRARRWRQYSLFASRQRLDPCLNSSRLAVQNANRIDTEPLFGDLNGYHGISQSSSALSVGKTEGWNFPSVLEKATKQKMEAALTEEHVSCVQGILDESLHKYGSLIPIHSDDIVEQLQEIFNENFSQPHRKAEVQQIIQSYQRSPGTSMVRGFSVNYKRHVLTMDDLSTLYGQNWLNDQVMNMYGDLVMDTVPDKVHFFNSFFYDKLRTKGYDGVKRWTKNVDIFSKDLLLIPIHLEVHWSLVSVDIKQRFITYFDSQRTLNRRCPKHIFKYLQAEAIIKQQRDFLTGWRGFFKMNVGRQNNDSDCGAFVLQYCKCLALGQLFSFSQQDMPKLRRLMYKELCHCKLSL, encoded by the exons ATGAGAGACAGCGGGGCAAGCCTGGCTCATAACCGCTGGCAGGGTGAGCTCGCCCTGACTGTGAGCCAGGAGGGCACTCATGGAGGAATGGGACGAGGGCATCTCTTGAGCCCTGACTCCCCTCACAATGCCCAAAGCTCCATGCACTTAAAACTCAACCAGAAAGAGAGGGTCTGGAGTGGAGAATACATTGATCCCGAGGAGATAGATGATGACGAGGTGGAGGAAGAGGACGAGGAACTTGAAGATGATCAGATGGAAGAAGGGGAGGAAGTTAATTCAGAATGTGCACcgctggaggaggaggatggaTTAGAGGACTGGCACATCCCTCCTGAGTCTTCGTCATCGTCACAACTGTTCCAGAACCTGTCACCTGAAGATAAAGAGCCAGGCAGGCTCGAAGCCAGGGACTTTCCTGAGAGCTCCCTGCAGGCTCGTCTCCGGGGGCTCAGGCAGCAGAGGCTGAGGCGATGGAAAAGGCTTCGTTCCTGCATGGGCCTGCGCTTCCGCCTCGCTCACAACTGGAAGACATGGAGGCAACGTGCACAGTGGGTGGGCACGCTGGGGCACAGGCGGGCAAGGCGGTGGCGCCAATATAGTCTTTTTGCAAGCAGGCAGAGACTGGACCCCTGCCTAAACAGCTCAAGATTAGCAGTGCAGAATGCCAATAGAATTGATACAG AACCTCTATTTGGTGACTTGAATGGCTATCATGGCATTTCTCAGTCCAGCTCAGCTCTTAGTGTTGGAAAAACAGAAGGTTGGAATTTTCCCTCAGTGCTTGAGAAAGCGACCAAGCAGAAGATGGAGGCTGCCCTCACTGAAGAGCATGTGTCCTGTGTCCAAG GCATCTTGGATGAGTCTCTCCATAAATATGGCAGCCTAATCCCTATACATTCTGATGACATTGTAGAGCAACTGCAGGAGATCTTCAATGAGAATTTCTCGCAACCTCACAG GAAGGCAGAGGTGCAACAGATAATCCAGTCCTACCAGCGCTCCCCGGGTACAAGCATGGTGCGAGGGTTCAGTGTGAACTACAAGCGCCATGTCCTGACCATGGATGATCTCAGCACCCTTTATGGGCAGAACTGGCTTAATGACCAG gttatgaACATGTATGGGGACCTTGTAATGGATACAGTTCCTGACAAG GTTCATTTCTTCAACAGTTTCTTCTATGACAAGCTCAGAACTAAAGGTTATGATGGGGTTAAGCGGTGGACAAAAAAT GTTGATATCTTCAGCAAGGATCTACTCTTGATTCCTATTCATCTGGAAGTGCATTGGTCACTAGTGTCTGTGGACATTAAGCAACGGTTCATCACCTACTTTGATTCCCAGCGAACTCTTAACCGTCGCTGTCCCAAG CATATTTTTAAGTACCTCCAGGCAGAAGCTATCATAAAACAACAGAGAGATTTTCTCACAGGGTGGAGAGGCTTTTTCAAAATG